In a single window of the Suttonella indologenes genome:
- a CDS encoding inverse autotransporter beta domain-containing protein, translated as MKLKKLSSLILFSILGMQYTNAGEIKPQAVIKSKLAGNEKIISADMFLPYFLNQHLGFIGLGYAKNNQKSDTASLGLGYRYALSPSSYIGANTYFDAIRSKQKDRYQQMSLGIEYGYDKFNISSNLYLPLGTNTKQKSQIHQSTIENNYLGLRTYTDYAALEKSADINLSYDFLHKDYHRLQASLGAYWQERKDKKDNQGIKLGLQWEGKSIIGIGDLEVGTYAQYDRENDWKGGLQFALHFGKSNSNKDYHEDFLSLPLRESIFTPSFYTVKGNFEPALEYGKVNIFNLKENPVSANELNVHLKDLGHNGLALMSGKINTDSAILIPDNIHIKGSGDTLKFTTASGKTAYYEHKGEAFHVHNSNQDSNIIEMGSNTYLSYAELSGGKNAITTSMPNTKNITIEHLHIHDTANHGIELNQVNGANLSEIKVENLPICENNANCEFSVYRNPNQVPNAALTALASNNINIDGFKVDNSTYGIFIASEYDDNTMEFTKISKNNHLRNIEINNVRREGLLFVGTDGMQVEHLKIDNSKKISENLNDMDLIVLQAAQNVNMKDVDLIGGINGLMIVNSPNLPIPEKNNIHIENLNIKNNSNSGVFINPANGISLQNVKIDNPVRSGFFLYGSPYDFMGGPVRNLNLNNVQINEAQTADLTIYGPVENINGEIITNHKPFTCSSNKWQKAILNQSGENIFSINGNKIENFNSCMN; from the coding sequence ATGAAATTGAAAAAACTATCGTCTTTAATTCTGTTTTCTATTTTAGGGATGCAATATACAAATGCAGGAGAAATAAAACCACAAGCTGTTATAAAAAGTAAATTGGCAGGCAATGAAAAAATCATTTCTGCTGATATGTTTTTACCTTATTTTTTAAATCAACACTTAGGTTTTATTGGGTTGGGATATGCTAAAAACAATCAAAAATCGGATACTGCCAGTTTGGGTTTAGGTTATCGCTATGCTTTGTCTCCTTCTTCATACATAGGTGCAAATACTTATTTTGATGCTATCCGCTCTAAACAAAAAGATCGTTATCAACAAATGTCATTAGGTATAGAATACGGTTATGATAAATTTAATATCAGCAGTAATTTATATCTGCCGCTAGGAACAAATACCAAACAAAAATCACAAATTCATCAAAGCACTATTGAAAATAATTATTTAGGTCTGCGTACTTATACCGATTATGCTGCTTTAGAAAAATCAGCTGATATAAATCTTAGTTATGACTTTTTACATAAAGATTATCACCGTTTGCAAGCCTCTTTAGGTGCTTACTGGCAAGAAAGAAAAGATAAAAAAGATAATCAAGGAATTAAATTAGGATTGCAATGGGAAGGAAAAAGCATTATAGGCATAGGTGATTTGGAAGTGGGAACTTATGCTCAATATGACCGAGAAAACGATTGGAAAGGGGGGCTTCAATTTGCCCTGCACTTTGGTAAATCAAATTCAAATAAAGATTATCACGAAGATTTTTTAAGTTTACCTTTGCGTGAAAGTATTTTTACTCCTTCATTTTATACAGTTAAAGGAAATTTTGAACCTGCTTTGGAATATGGAAAAGTTAATATATTTAATTTAAAAGAAAATCCTGTTTCAGCTAATGAGTTAAATGTACATTTAAAAGATTTGGGTCACAATGGCTTAGCTTTGATGAGCGGTAAGATAAATACGGATTCTGCTATCCTTATTCCGGATAATATACATATTAAAGGCAGCGGTGATACCCTGAAATTTACAACGGCTTCCGGTAAAACAGCTTATTATGAGCATAAGGGAGAGGCATTTCATGTTCATAATAGCAATCAAGATAGTAATATAATTGAAATGGGTTCAAATACTTATTTATCTTATGCCGAGCTAAGTGGCGGTAAAAATGCTATTACAACTTCAATGCCAAATACGAAAAATATCACTATTGAACATCTTCATATTCATGATACTGCCAATCATGGAATAGAGCTAAATCAAGTAAATGGCGCAAACCTTTCAGAAATAAAAGTAGAAAATTTACCTATTTGTGAGAACAATGCCAATTGTGAGTTTTCGGTATATAGAAACCCAAATCAAGTACCAAATGCCGCATTGACTGCTTTGGCTTCAAATAATATCAATATTGATGGTTTTAAAGTAGATAATTCTACTTACGGCATATTTATTGCTAGTGAATATGATGATAATACAATGGAATTTACTAAAATTTCAAAAAATAATCATTTAAGAAATATTGAGATTAATAATGTTCGCCGTGAAGGTTTGTTATTTGTAGGAACAGATGGTATGCAAGTTGAACATCTGAAAATTGATAATAGCAAGAAAATATCTGAAAATTTAAATGATATGGACTTAATTGTTTTGCAGGCAGCACAAAATGTGAATATGAAAGACGTGGACCTCATCGGTGGTATTAATGGATTGATGATTGTGAATTCGCCAAATTTACCAATCCCGGAAAAAAATAATATTCATATTGAAAATTTGAATATTAAAAATAATAGTAATTCAGGTGTATTTATTAATCCTGCTAATGGAATTAGTCTGCAAAATGTGAAAATTGACAATCCTGTGCGCAGCGGTTTCTTTCTTTACGGCAGCCCTTATGATTTCATGGGCGGACCGGTACGTAATTTGAATTTAAATAATGTACAAATTAATGAAGCACAAACCGCAGATTTGACTATTTATGGTCCTGTTGAGAATATTAATGGGGAAATAATAACAAATCATAAGCCTTTTACTTGTTCTTCAAATAAATGGCAGAAAGCTATATTGAATCAATCAGGAGAAAATATTTTTTCTATTAATGGAAATAAAATAGAAAATTTTAATTCTTGTATGAATTAA
- a CDS encoding MFS transporter produces MLFFSRRFFPFFIVQFFGAFNDNLFKNAMLIYFSLMFSAQTLSLYTNLAMALFILPMFIFSAWSGLVAESIEKKRLIVLLKIMEILIMSAGVFAFLWQQPWLMMGVLCLLGIQSAFFGPVKYGILPERLKAQELMLGNGLVEAGTFLAILTGTILGADLVARGFGQELQIIGFKYLYAAMLSAAGIGFVAACFVPKQSLGKQEQLPPFKPWTQTKALLSYTYGQKSLFQAILANSWFWLLGAVLLTQIPQFSKDVLGANPQITTYLLALFSIGIGIGSIAAAKLTAGRIETGLSVLAAWLMLPFLLGIALSAGNSVNVQSSLNFAQFYRQGDFWTVSILFFGMAFTGGLYIVPLYAKLQHQSEEGNKSRIIAANNIINSLAIVFISLFSVLILSILGLSMRSLFLIVSAAHIAVAVWLFRREPQYSLRLIAILMSYGFYRLRIVGKERLPQQGAALLICNHVSYMDSQIIIAASRRRVRFMIYYLIYRFKPLTWLFKSAGTIPIAGKRENAQIFNQAFDIVSESLKNGEQVLIFPEGKLTTDGEIGVFQRGAEFILKRDPVPVIPLYIDNLWGSFFSRHGGLFKGKPRKFRALISVYVGEALPPDANIDDMRAAVKQLEMQAKTARGI; encoded by the coding sequence ATGCTTTTTTTCAGTCGCCGCTTTTTCCCCTTCTTTATCGTGCAATTTTTCGGCGCATTTAATGACAACCTCTTTAAAAACGCCATGCTGATTTATTTCAGCCTCATGTTCAGCGCGCAAACCCTAAGCCTATACACCAATCTTGCCATGGCATTATTCATTTTGCCGATGTTCATCTTTTCGGCATGGTCGGGCTTGGTGGCGGAAAGCATCGAGAAAAAACGCCTGATTGTTCTGCTGAAAATCATGGAAATTCTGATAATGAGCGCAGGCGTTTTCGCCTTCCTCTGGCAGCAGCCTTGGCTGATGATGGGCGTTTTATGCTTATTGGGCATACAATCCGCCTTTTTCGGGCCGGTCAAATACGGCATTCTGCCGGAAAGATTAAAAGCGCAGGAATTGATGCTGGGCAATGGCTTGGTTGAAGCCGGCACCTTTCTCGCCATCTTGACGGGCACGATTTTAGGCGCGGATTTGGTCGCGCGCGGTTTCGGGCAAGAGCTGCAGATTATCGGCTTCAAATACCTTTACGCCGCCATGCTCTCTGCCGCCGGTATCGGGTTTGTTGCCGCCTGCTTTGTACCCAAACAGTCATTAGGTAAGCAAGAACAATTGCCGCCTTTCAAACCGTGGACGCAAACCAAAGCCCTGTTAAGCTACACCTACGGACAAAAATCGCTCTTTCAAGCCATACTCGCCAATTCATGGTTTTGGCTCCTAGGCGCGGTCTTGCTCACACAAATCCCGCAATTCAGCAAAGACGTGTTAGGCGCGAATCCGCAAATCACCACCTATCTGCTGGCGCTATTTTCCATCGGCATCGGCATCGGCTCGATTGCCGCCGCCAAACTCACCGCAGGACGCATTGAAACCGGCTTATCTGTTCTTGCCGCATGGCTGATGCTGCCCTTTCTCTTGGGTATCGCGCTCTCGGCAGGCAATAGCGTCAATGTACAAAGCAGCCTGAACTTCGCCCAATTCTACCGCCAAGGCGATTTTTGGACGGTCAGCATCTTATTCTTCGGCATGGCATTCACAGGCGGACTGTACATCGTGCCGTTGTATGCCAAATTGCAGCATCAAAGCGAAGAAGGCAATAAATCGCGGATTATCGCCGCCAATAACATCATCAACTCCTTAGCCATCGTTTTTATCAGCCTCTTTTCCGTTCTCATCTTAAGCATTCTCGGTCTATCCATGCGCAGCCTCTTCCTAATCGTCAGTGCCGCACATATCGCAGTGGCGGTATGGCTGTTCCGCCGCGAACCGCAATATAGCCTGCGTCTGATTGCCATTCTGATGAGCTACGGTTTCTATCGCCTGCGCATCGTCGGCAAAGAACGCCTGCCGCAGCAAGGCGCAGCATTGCTCATCTGCAATCACGTCAGCTATATGGACTCGCAAATCATCATTGCCGCTAGTCGCCGTCGCGTGCGCTTTATGATTTACTACCTCATTTACCGCTTTAAACCCTTAACATGGCTGTTTAAATCCGCCGGTACCATCCCAATTGCCGGCAAACGCGAAAATGCGCAAATATTCAATCAAGCCTTCGATATCGTCAGCGAATCCTTAAAAAACGGCGAACAAGTGCTGATTTTTCCGGAAGGTAAACTCACTACCGACGGCGAAATCGGCGTTTTCCAACGCGGTGCGGAATTCATCCTCAAACGCGATCCCGTACCTGTGATTCCCCTGTATATCGACAACCTTTGGGGCAGCTTTTTCAGCCGCCACGGCGGACTGTTTAAAGGCAAACCGCGCAAATTTCGCGCTTTGATTAGCGTCTATGTCGGTGAAGCCTTGCCGCCTGATGCCAATATCGACGACATGCGCGCCGCAGTAAAACAACTGGAAATGCAGGCGAAAACCGCGCGGGGAATTTAA
- the dnaN gene encoding DNA polymerase III subunit beta yields MKFEVVKNILISPLTEVNGIIEKKSPQPILQHILLEAKEDKLHLLGTDTEITLATELPAKVEEAGKTTISSETLTQLISQLPDQANIHFHLENEQLFVSSGKSQFQLQTLPAEDYPIAQRTDKTGEFAIDALNFARLLDKVRFSMAKNDMRHYLNGLQLAVEGKNIEAVATDGHRLSLASSELNAADNVPNALILPSKAVKSLLENQLNIDKWHSHLEQSKLASSNVDELNEIKDRIERLKELKKLPSFKQAEAQFCAVTLNLGERELSLDDGIYRLTTRLIDGKYPDYHKIIPSIQDNPIQIERKTLHEALKRNSVVLTRTNENGVILEFKGHSLTITARNNENELAEEHIDILNPADLEVRIGLNVAYLIEVADAVEGERLQLHIQSADGPVLITCEEEPALKYVIMPMRI; encoded by the coding sequence ATGAAATTTGAAGTTGTGAAAAACATTCTGATCTCTCCTTTAACGGAAGTGAACGGCATTATCGAGAAAAAAAGTCCCCAACCGATATTGCAGCATATTTTGCTGGAGGCAAAAGAAGACAAACTGCATTTGCTCGGTACCGATACGGAAATCACGCTTGCCACAGAATTACCTGCTAAGGTGGAAGAAGCCGGCAAAACAACCATTTCATCCGAAACCTTGACCCAACTGATTTCCCAATTGCCCGATCAGGCGAACATTCATTTTCATTTGGAAAACGAACAGCTTTTTGTCAGCAGCGGCAAAAGCCAATTTCAGCTGCAAACCCTGCCGGCGGAAGATTACCCTATTGCGCAACGCACGGATAAAACGGGCGAGTTCGCCATTGACGCTCTGAATTTCGCACGCTTATTGGATAAAGTGCGTTTTTCCATGGCAAAAAACGATATGCGCCATTATCTCAACGGGCTGCAGTTAGCCGTAGAAGGTAAAAACATCGAAGCCGTCGCCACCGACGGACATCGCCTTTCTTTGGCAAGCAGCGAATTAAACGCCGCGGATAATGTGCCCAATGCCCTGATTCTGCCGTCTAAAGCGGTGAAATCTTTATTGGAAAACCAATTGAATATCGACAAATGGCACAGCCATTTGGAACAAAGCAAATTGGCTTCAAGCAATGTTGATGAGCTAAACGAAATCAAAGACCGCATCGAGCGGCTTAAAGAACTGAAAAAACTACCGAGCTTTAAGCAAGCAGAAGCGCAATTTTGCGCCGTAACGCTTAATCTCGGCGAACGCGAACTTTCCCTTGACGACGGCATTTATCGCCTCACTACGCGCTTAATAGACGGCAAATATCCCGATTATCATAAAATCATTCCCTCTATCCAAGACAATCCGATTCAAATCGAGCGCAAAACCCTGCATGAAGCCCTAAAGCGCAACAGCGTGGTGCTGACGCGCACCAATGAAAATGGCGTGATTTTGGAATTCAAAGGGCACAGTCTGACCATTACGGCGCGCAATAATGAAAACGAACTTGCCGAAGAACATATCGACATCCTCAATCCTGCCGATCTCGAAGTGCGCATCGGTTTAAACGTCGCCTATTTGATAGAAGTCGCCGATGCTGTGGAAGGTGAGCGCTTGCAGTTGCATATCCAAAGCGCCGACGGTCCTGTGCTGATTACTTGCGAAGAAGAGCCGGCGCTGAAGTACGTCATCATGCCGATGCGCATCTAA
- the dnaA gene encoding chromosomal replication initiator protein DnaA has translation MSEANQKWETIIDSLKPILSEDFVNLLKSCELSQEKQQWFINAPNQFAISTLEKKVLPTLGLALEKYGIQKFKLRVHEPDIFDEQKNVRKTGGRQYKSNLNIEYQFDNFVVGQSNDNAYAAAKRVSEGEFNPQFNPLLIYGGTGLGKSHLMHAVGNALRANGRNRVIYLTAEEFTNDFIAVLQEKKSNMQEFNEYYRSADALLIDDVQFLGGKERSQTEFFHTFNSLFDRHCPIILTCDRFPKEIDGLEPRLQSRFGQGLTVSVVPPDLETRIAILHNKADRLNFHLPDDVALYIAEQVVSNVRDLEGALKNVYMRCQIRQLSAPDIRLAREALGDLIKARSRQISLENIHNVVARHYKITPEEMISKSRKANIVLPRQIGIHLARKLTQHSTTEIAQYFNVKDHTTVLHACNKINEKLDNDSAFNELYRGLEMTITG, from the coding sequence ATGAGCGAAGCCAATCAAAAATGGGAAACCATCATCGACAGCCTCAAGCCGATTTTGAGCGAAGATTTCGTCAATCTGCTCAAATCCTGCGAACTCAGCCAAGAAAAGCAGCAATGGTTCATCAATGCGCCCAACCAGTTCGCCATCAGCACTTTGGAAAAGAAAGTGCTGCCCACGCTGGGGCTTGCCTTAGAAAAATACGGCATTCAGAAATTCAAACTGCGCGTGCATGAGCCGGATATTTTCGACGAGCAGAAAAACGTCCGCAAAACCGGCGGCAGACAATATAAAAGCAACCTCAACATTGAATACCAGTTTGACAATTTCGTCGTCGGGCAATCCAATGACAATGCCTATGCCGCCGCCAAAAGGGTCAGCGAAGGGGAATTCAATCCGCAATTCAATCCGCTGCTGATTTACGGCGGCACGGGATTGGGCAAATCGCATCTCATGCACGCCGTCGGCAATGCCCTGCGCGCCAACGGGCGCAACCGCGTCATTTATCTGACCGCCGAAGAATTTACTAATGATTTCATCGCCGTGCTGCAAGAAAAGAAAAGCAATATGCAGGAATTTAACGAATATTACCGCAGCGCAGACGCACTCTTAATCGACGACGTGCAATTCTTAGGCGGCAAAGAACGTTCGCAAACCGAATTTTTCCACACTTTCAACAGCCTGTTTGACCGCCATTGCCCGATTATCCTCACCTGCGACCGCTTTCCCAAAGAAATCGACGGACTCGAGCCGCGTCTGCAATCGCGCTTCGGGCAAGGCTTAACCGTATCCGTCGTGCCGCCGGATTTGGAAACCAGAATCGCGATTTTGCACAATAAAGCCGACCGCTTAAATTTCCATTTGCCCGACGATGTGGCGCTTTATATCGCCGAACAAGTGGTTTCCAATGTCCGCGATTTGGAAGGCGCGCTGAAAAACGTCTATATGCGCTGCCAAATCCGCCAATTAAGCGCCCCCGACATCCGTTTGGCGCGCGAAGCTCTCGGCGATTTAATCAAAGCGCGCAGCCGCCAAATCTCGCTGGAAAACATTCACAACGTCGTCGCCCGACATTACAAAATCACGCCGGAAGAAATGATTTCCAAAAGCCGCAAAGCCAATATCGTTTTGCCGCGGCAAATCGGCATTCATTTGGCGCGCAAGCTCACTCAGCATTCCACCACCGAAATCGCCCAATATTTTAATGTCAAAGACCACACCACGGTTTTGCATGCCTGCAACAAAATCAATGAAAAGCTGGATAATGATTCTGCTTTCAATGAGTTGTACCGCGGTTTGGAAATGACCATCACGGGCTAA
- a CDS encoding cation:proton antiporter yields MLATILALGIAAQWLGWFLKKPAIIFLLAAGLLLGPTFHVFNPDELLGNLLFPVISLGVAVILFEGALTLNLPEIKNHGMVVTKLVSIGVVITIAITAFAAWAIMDLSFPIALLFGALVCVTGPTVIVPLLRSVRPNRAISNILRWEGIIIDPIGALLVVLIYEWIIAGHSPLIFAKVIIIGLALGFAAAFALATALKKQWIPEYLQNVGTLACVLLIFSISNALAEESGLLTVTVMGMMMANIKSLHTDDIVDFKETLSILIISLLFILLAARVNFQGFVQMGFGGIAVLLIVMLIARPISVWVCALGSPLSRNEKLLISWIAPRGIVAAAVSSLFVLKLQLGGNQEADILVPMVFTIIIGTVMLQSLSAKALAIKLGVAESASNGVLITGSQPFAITLGKSLQENGIEVLIASNQYQQSQRARMAGLASYYGNPVSEYADRKLNLIGIGHLIALHSREEENLLAALRYRNEFGKENVYRIRIEHQEQDGEIHRDDWQSPWLFGKDISNAQLQESLNKGAAIKLTTLSEAYTWEQYQSDNAQNIALYALDKKGELHIFSSASNLKPQKGWKIAALVIKAEEKARKKAEDRLENLS; encoded by the coding sequence ATGCTTGCCACTATTTTGGCACTCGGCATCGCCGCCCAATGGTTGGGCTGGTTTTTAAAAAAACCGGCGATTATTTTCCTACTTGCCGCCGGCTTACTGCTCGGCCCGACCTTCCATGTCTTCAATCCCGACGAATTGCTAGGCAATTTGCTCTTCCCCGTGATTTCATTGGGCGTGGCGGTGATTTTATTTGAGGGCGCGCTGACGCTGAACCTGCCCGAAATCAAAAATCATGGCATGGTCGTGACCAAACTGGTCAGCATCGGCGTAGTCATCACGATAGCCATCACCGCATTTGCCGCTTGGGCAATCATGGATTTGAGCTTTCCGATTGCGCTCTTATTCGGCGCATTGGTCTGCGTAACCGGCCCGACGGTCATCGTGCCCCTGCTGCGCAGCGTGCGTCCAAACCGCGCAATCAGCAATATTCTGCGTTGGGAAGGCATTATCATCGATCCTATCGGCGCGCTGTTGGTAGTCCTCATCTACGAATGGATTATTGCGGGACATTCACCGCTGATTTTCGCCAAAGTGATTATTATCGGCTTGGCGCTGGGTTTTGCCGCCGCCTTCGCCCTTGCCACCGCCCTGAAAAAACAATGGATTCCCGAATATCTGCAAAACGTCGGCACCCTTGCCTGCGTCCTGCTGATATTCAGCATTTCCAATGCCCTTGCCGAAGAATCGGGCTTATTGACCGTAACCGTCATGGGCATGATGATGGCGAACATCAAAAGCCTGCATACCGACGATATTGTCGATTTTAAAGAAACCCTATCGATTTTAATCATTTCCCTGCTCTTTATTCTGCTCGCCGCCCGCGTCAATTTCCAAGGCTTTGTGCAAATGGGCTTCGGCGGCATTGCCGTATTGCTGATTGTGATGCTGATTGCCCGCCCGATTTCCGTCTGGGTCTGTGCTTTGGGCTCGCCGCTCAGCCGCAATGAAAAATTATTGATTAGCTGGATTGCGCCGCGCGGTATCGTCGCCGCCGCCGTATCTTCGCTTTTTGTTTTAAAACTGCAATTAGGAGGCAATCAGGAAGCCGACATTCTCGTGCCGATGGTATTTACCATCATCATCGGTACGGTAATGTTGCAAAGCCTCTCCGCCAAAGCCTTGGCGATAAAATTGGGCGTTGCCGAAAGTGCGTCCAACGGCGTTTTAATCACCGGCTCGCAGCCCTTTGCTATCACACTGGGCAAAAGCCTGCAGGAAAACGGCATCGAAGTCCTAATCGCCAGCAATCAATATCAGCAAAGTCAACGCGCGCGCATGGCAGGACTGGCGAGCTATTACGGCAATCCCGTTTCTGAATACGCCGACCGCAAATTAAACCTGATCGGCATCGGACATCTGATTGCCCTGCATTCGCGCGAAGAAGAAAACCTGCTTGCCGCCCTGCGTTATCGCAATGAATTCGGCAAAGAAAATGTGTACCGCATCCGCATCGAGCATCAGGAGCAAGACGGCGAAATCCACCGCGACGACTGGCAAAGTCCTTGGCTGTTCGGCAAAGACATCAGCAATGCCCAATTGCAAGAAAGCCTGAACAAGGGCGCGGCGATTAAGCTGACTACGCTGAGCGAAGCCTATACATGGGAGCAGTATCAAAGCGATAATGCGCAGAATATTGCGCTCTATGCCTTAGATAAAAAAGGCGAACTGCATATTTTCTCCAGCGCAAGCAACCTCAAGCCGCAAAAAGGTTGGAAAATCGCCGCCCTCGTGATTAAGGCGGAAGAAAAAGCGCGCAAAAAAGCCGAAGACCGTCTGGAAAATTTATCTTAA
- the msbA gene encoding lipid A export permease/ATP-binding protein MsbA, with protein MLNKEDKVRYLRLIAYLKPLKAMAALAVIGTLLYGMTEPLMPWVMKGLIDEGFSGDGQSHNYRAIYYFVALMIGGFTLRGIANYASSYATTWVGQKVVYQLRSEMFAKMQHLPMAYFNEHSQGSMLSKFTYDVNQLLSATTNSLIQLIRDSITILALIISLFVLDWQLTLILMIAAPFVAWFIVFVSKKMRRLSHLLQEDMGSINHVIDEALRGRTIVRIFNGFTHERARFNQQAHSIESHILASSRISAMTSPILEVIIILALSAVILIAATQSHSDGMTNGKFVAFLGSMALLFPPIKRLGKVNEAIQRGLAAMESVFELLDAEEEEIRQTSPSGIRLEQGDIRFENVSFAYGERQVLKDFSLHIRAGESIALVGESGSGKSTLAALLAGFYPPDSGRIFIDGQDTAAISLKERRQAMAYVSQETMLFDTTIAQNIAYADEKPDQEKIVAAAVSANADEFIRQLPQGYDSPVGQYGNRLSGGQKQRIAIARALYKDAPILILDEATSALDNRSEQKVQEAIERLSRNRTAIIIAHRLSTIENADRIVVLERGKIIESGSHQALLDKNGYYAKLLQRIPS; from the coding sequence ATGCTCAATAAAGAAGATAAAGTCCGCTATCTGCGTCTGATTGCCTATCTCAAGCCGCTTAAAGCCATGGCGGCGCTTGCCGTCATCGGCACTTTGCTTTACGGCATGACCGAGCCGCTCATGCCTTGGGTAATGAAAGGTCTGATTGACGAAGGCTTTTCCGGAGACGGACAAAGCCATAATTACCGCGCCATTTATTATTTCGTCGCCCTGATGATCGGCGGTTTTACCCTACGCGGCATCGCCAATTACGCCTCTTCTTACGCCACCACATGGGTAGGGCAGAAAGTCGTCTATCAATTGCGTAGCGAGATGTTCGCCAAAATGCAGCATTTGCCGATGGCGTATTTTAACGAACACAGCCAAGGCAGCATGCTGTCCAAATTCACTTATGATGTAAACCAGCTGCTCTCCGCCACCACCAATTCCCTGATTCAGCTTATCCGCGACAGCATCACGATTCTCGCCCTGATTATCAGTCTCTTTGTTTTAGACTGGCAGCTGACTCTGATTCTGATGATTGCCGCGCCTTTTGTGGCATGGTTTATCGTTTTCGTTTCCAAAAAAATGCGCCGTCTCTCTCACCTTTTGCAAGAAGACATGGGCAGCATCAATCATGTGATTGACGAGGCCTTGCGCGGACGCACCATCGTGCGGATTTTTAACGGCTTTACACACGAACGCGCGCGATTCAATCAGCAAGCGCATTCCATCGAAAGCCATATACTCGCCTCAAGCCGCATCTCCGCCATGACCTCGCCGATTTTGGAAGTCATCATTATTCTGGCGCTTTCCGCCGTTATTCTGATTGCCGCCACCCAAAGCCACAGCGACGGCATGACCAACGGCAAATTCGTCGCCTTTCTCGGCTCGATGGCATTGCTCTTTCCGCCGATAAAACGCCTCGGCAAAGTCAATGAAGCCATTCAGCGCGGTCTTGCCGCAATGGAAAGCGTTTTCGAACTCCTCGATGCCGAAGAGGAAGAAATCCGCCAAACAAGCCCTAGCGGCATTCGTCTGGAACAGGGCGATATCCGCTTTGAAAATGTTTCTTTTGCCTATGGCGAGCGGCAGGTATTGAAAGATTTTTCCCTGCACATTCGGGCGGGCGAAAGCATCGCCCTAGTCGGCGAATCGGGTTCGGGCAAATCCACTCTTGCCGCGCTGCTGGCAGGCTTTTATCCGCCCGACAGCGGACGCATTTTCATCGACGGGCAAGACACCGCCGCAATCAGTCTAAAAGAACGCCGCCAAGCCATGGCATATGTTTCTCAAGAAACCATGCTCTTTGATACGACGATTGCGCAAAACATCGCCTATGCCGATGAAAAGCCCGATCAAGAGAAAATCGTCGCTGCCGCCGTCTCCGCCAATGCCGACGAATTCATTCGCCAATTGCCGCAGGGCTACGACAGTCCTGTGGGGCAATACGGCAACCGCCTCTCTGGCGGACAAAAACAGCGCATCGCCATCGCCCGCGCCCTATATAAAGACGCGCCGATTCTGATTTTAGACGAGGCAACCTCCGCGCTGGATAACCGCAGCGAGCAAAAAGTGCAGGAAGCGATAGAGCGCCTGAGCAGAAACCGCACCGCGATTATCATCGCCCATCGTCTATCCACGATTGAAAACGCCGACCGCATTGTCGTGCTAGAACGCGGTAAAATCATTGAATCCGGCAGCCATCAAGCGCTGCTGGACAAAAACGGCTACTATGCCAAATTACTGCAACGTATTCCTTCTTAA